A region of the Gemmatimonadota bacterium genome:
CGAAACCGTACGCAAGAGCCTGTCCGGCGCGCTGGACATGGCGGAAGACCTCACGCGGAAGGGTCGGATCAAGCTGGAGATCCAGTCGGCCCGCGCCGATATCCGCAACCAGTTGACCGAACTGGGAGGCCGGGTGCACCAGATGGTGGTCGAGGACGGCGTCACGGACGTGTCGGGAGATACGGAGGTGAACGGCATTCTGGATCGCATCAAGGCGTCGCAGCAGAACATCGAGGACCGGGAAGAAGAGCTGCGGCGCGAGGTTGAGGAACCCGCGGAGAAGAAGGCCTCCTGACGCGGCGCAGCCTCGCAGGACGAACGGATGAGCACCGACCCCGGCATGCCGCCGACGCATGCCGGGGTTTTCTGTTTCCCCTCCGATACGTTTTCCTTGATTTAGGCCTGCAGTGCCTTACACTTTCAGGACACCCGGTCCACCATCCAAAAACTATGCAAACGCCCGGAACGACGACCCTGCCGATGCTACGAATCCTGCTTGGTTCCCAGCAAACGGGACTGATTCTCGTCATCCTGCTGCTCGGTGCGGTACTCTCCGTTTTCGCGGGGTATCACGTAGACCGCACCACGGGCGAACTCGTCAACAATTTCCTGAATTCCCGTACGCTGATGCAGACGGCCACGGACGCCAGTTTCTTCGTGATCATGGCCGTCGGGGCGACCATGGTGATCATCTCCGGAGGGATCGATCTCTCGGTCGGATCGATTTACGCCCTTTCCGGCGTGATCACCGCCATGGTCCTGCGGGCCATGGCTCCCGAAAGTCCCTTCGCGGTGGTCGCGCTGGCCGTCGTGACCTGCGTCAGCCTGGGCGTGCTTTGCGGCCTGCTGAACGGGGTGATGGTGGTCGGACTCCGCGTGCACCCCTTTATCGTCTCGCTCGGCACGATGTGGGTTTTCCGCGGCATCGCTTTCGTGGCCAGCGAGGCGGAGAGCATACTCGTGCCGCAGTCCCTGACCGACGCGATCAAGCTGTCCTTCGGTTCCGACGCCCTCTATCCCATGCCCATGATCATCATGCTCCTCATCACGGCCGCCGGCGCCGTTTATCTGTCCAAAACCGTCATGGGCCGCCATATTTTCGCCGTGGGCGGCAACGTGGAGGCTGGCCGCTACGCCGGGCTGCGGATCGACCGGATCCTGGTCGGCGTATACGTGATTTCAGGACTCACCGCGGGTATCGCCGCGCTGGTGGGCAGCAGCTACTATGGCTCGGCCTCCTGCGCCGATGCCACGGGTTACGAACTCTACGTGATCGCTTCCGCGGTCGTCGGCGGCGCGAGCCTTCGCGGCGGTCGGGGTAGCGCGGTCAACGCCATGCTCGGCGCCATGTTGATCGTCCTGATCCGCCAGTCCATCCGCACCCTGCACCTTGACCAGAACTACGAATGGGTCGTGATCGGTTGCGCGATCATCGTCGCCGTCGTCCTCGACCAGGTGAACCGCCGGCTCACGGCACGCAGACTGGCCGGAGCGGATCGGTCCGTGACCGTATAGACCCGTTCAGAAAGGAACGAAATCGATGAAACCCCTGAAGAGTACGCTACGGTCGTTGTACGCGCTGACCGGGCTGGCCATGCTGACCGTGGGCCTGTCCTTGGTTGCCGCAGGGTGTGGTGGAACCCCGCCGCCGGACGACAACCGGCTCGTGATTTCCATGATCGCCAAGAGCACGACCAATCCCGTGTTCCTGTCTTCCCGAACCGGCGCGGAGGCGGCGGCCAGGGAGTTGTCGGAAGCGCACGGCGTCGACATCGTGATCGACTGGCGAACGCCGCCGACGGAGGACGGCCAGGTACAGGCGCAGCGTATCGCGCAGGCCGTGAACGAGGGCGCCGACGTGGTCCTTATCTCCTGCTCGGACGCCGCCAAGGTCACGGGCGCTATCAATGACGCGGTGGACCGGGGCGTGCCGGTCATGACCTTTGACAGCGACGCGCCGGACTCGAAGCGGTTCGCCTTCTTCGGCGTGGACGACATCAAGACCGGCGGCCTGATCATGGGGGAACTGGCCAAAGCGATGGACGGCAGGGGTCGCGTGGCCATCCTCGCGGGCAACCAGAACGCGCCGAACCTGCGCAAGCGGGTGGAAGGCGTGCTGCAGAAGGCCGCCGAGTATCCTGAGATTTCGATCGTGGGGACCTTCTATCACATCGAAACCCCCCAGGACGCCGCCGCCGAAGTCGTGCGCGTCAACAACGCCTATCCGGATATCGAGGGATGGGCCATGGTCGGCGGATGGGCGCTCTTCACGCAGACCCTGCTGACCGACCTGGATCCCGAGCGCATGAAGATCATCTCGGTAGACGCGCTGCCGCCCCAGCTGACCTACATCGAACAGGGCATCGTACCCGTGTTGTGGGGACAGCCGACCTACCTGTGGGGGTACGAATCCGTACGCCTGATCGTCGAGAAGATCCACCTGGAGCAGGATGTGCCCGTGATCAACCCGCTCGAACTGGTCCACGTGTCCCGGGAGAACCTCGGCGAATGGGCGGCAATGCTCCAGGGGTGGGGATTCACCGACGTGCCGGAACGGTACCTGCAGATGGATGAACAACCCGCCTCGGACGACTGATTCCGTTACCTCATGGACCACAACCGACCGAATCCCTATATCGAATTCGACCGGATCACCAAGCGGTTTCCCGGCGTGACGGCTCTCGACGAAGTGACTTTCGGCATCGAGGCGGGTACCTGCCATGCCGTGGTCGGCGAGAACGGCGCCGGCAAGAGCACGTTGGGCCGCATCCTGACCGGCATTTATGGCCTCGACGGCGGACAGATCCGCATCGACGGCCGGCCCGTGCAGCTTGTTGAACCGGGAGACGCCCTGGACCTGGGTATCGGCATGGTCCACCAGGAGCTTGTTTTCTGCGAGAACCTGTCCGTCGCCGAGAACCTCTGCCTGGGGAACCTGCCGGTCCGGGGCGGGTTCGTCTCCGACCGGAAGATGGAAGACCGCGCCCGTCATCTGCTGTCGGCGATCGAGGTCGACATGGACGTGGAGACGCCCATCGGAAAACTGCCGGTAGCCCAGCAGCAGCTCGTCCAGATCGCGGCGGCCCTGGGCAGCGGCGCCCGTGTGATCGTCTTCGACGAGCCGACCAGCAGCCTCTCCCACGTGGAGGCCGAACGGCTTCGGGAGAACATCCGTCATCTCAAGTCGAAGGGGGTGACGTCCATCTACATCTCCCACGATCTGGACGAGATCTTCCGCTTGTGCGACGTCGTGACGGTGCTTCGAGACGGACGGCACGTGGCCACACGGCCGGTCGCCGAACTCGACCGGCCGTCATTGATCAACCTCATGATCGGCCGCACCTTCGAGGCCTACTTCCCCTCCCACGTGGACACCGAGCCCGGCAGAGAGAAGCTGGCCGTGGAAGGCCTGTCGAGTCCCGGCAGGTTCGAGGACGTGTCTTTCTCGGTGAGGTCAGGGGAGGTCCTTGCTCTGGCCGGCCTGGTGGGCGCCGGCCGAACCGAAGTGCTGCAGGCTGTGTTCGGGCTGGACCCCATGGCCACGGGCAGGATCAGCGTTTCCGGCCGGCCGGCGAGGATCCGTCATCCGATCGACGCCATGCGGTCGGGCATCGGTCTCGTGCCCGAAGACCGCAAGCGGTTCGGTCTCGTCCTGTCGCTCCGCGTAGACCAGAATATCGGGTTGCCCACCCTGGCCAGCCGTTCCGATTTCGGATGGATCCGCGGCAGCCGGGAAGAAGACCTGGCCCGGGAATACGTGAGGCGGCTGTCGGTGCGGCCCGACAATGTCCGGTACGACACGGCGGGCCTGTCGGGCGGCAATCAGCAGAAGGTGGTCCTGGCCAAGTGGCTGGCCGCGAACTGCCCAATCCTGCTCATCGACGAACCCACCCGGGGGGTGGACGTGGGCGCCAAGTCGGAGATGCACGCCCTCATCGATCAACTGGCCCATGAAGGCACGGCCATCGTGCTCGTGTCCAGCGAACTGCCGGAAGTGCTCAACCTGTCGACGCGGATTCTTGTACTGCGCTCAGGGCGTGTAGCCGGGGAACTCTCCCGCGATGAGGCGGATCAGGGTGCGGTGATGCGGATGATGGCGGGAGTGTAGGGGGGGAATGATCGTGGCGCTTGTTTTTAACTGCCAAGCAAACTCTGGTGAAAGAGACTAGAATACCAATGGTTTGAAGTCGTCTCCACTCATTGGGCTGTGCTCAATCCATTGCCCACTCATCTCAACCAGCACGCGTTGCTTGGAAGGTACTGGCAGCGGATTAACCTGCACGACTCTGGCTTCGTAACTGGGAACTTCTGCCATCGCTTGGACTAAATCTTCGACTAGATACCTTGGTGCCCATCCAATCATATGGTAATCGGTAGTTTGAATCTGAACAGCCACCTGAGTAGCAGGATTGGTTAGCTCCAGTGTTACATACAATTCTTCACCATCGTTTAACCGGTCAAGTCGTTGTTGTGCAGACGGATTAATATGACGCCATCCATGTAAAAAGAATCGGCAGTTAAAACTCCCATCGGCCTGCTTTTCGATTTTGGGAAACACTTCGTAAGTATCAGTTACTCTTTGTCCTCCGCTCCTCGATAGAATCTCGATGGGATCTGCCTCTCCATGTAAATCGAGACTCTGCAGGTATTCTCCGAAGTCGGGTCTGGCACGATTCATAACGCGATTCTGAAACAACGGAAACAGTTCGTTGGACTGGTAATCCCCACTAAATTCAGGAAAATCAAGAAGAGGTGTGAATCCAGCGTCTTGCTGTGCTCGTTTCGCACCGTAAATGTAACGGAATCGGTATAATGGACGATCAACAACGGCGTCAAGCTGTCCCACGGGGAACCATGCTCGACTTGGACGAGTCTCCTGAGGACGTTTGTCCTGCCACGCCAGAAAAAGGGTTTTTTCACTCATCTTGATAACTCCCGCATTTGACTCAAATTGTAATGCATCAATTGTACTGCAAACGCTCTTGCTGATTCTGACATCCAGCTTTCTGGAATACGTCTTACGGTGTTTTCTACATATTTATCGCTTAGCCTATTTAGTTTTATCAGTGCGGGAAGAAAGAGATCTGGATACTCTGGAAATGCTCGCCGTAGCAATTCAAGGGGACCGGGACCGTGCTGGTCGTTTTCTGACCAGTAGATAGCACCACGGCCTCTACCAACATAATCCCCTACTCGATTCTGTGTTAGCAAAGTCTCCCGCCGTCCATCTCTTAGTTCTCTCCCCAAAGAGGAAGCATGATCAAACGTTGGGGCTACGGCGCCTTTCCATCTGTTATCGTCTCGTCACCTTAATATACCCCAATTCTCATGATGACGATCCGTGTTGCCAATCAATGCGTCGAAAACTATGTATTCAGCCAAACGTAACTTTGCTGCTGTTTTTGACTTATGATGTGTAAATACCTGATCCGCTACACTCCAGATATTCGGCAGTATATGACTCGATTGGTTGTATTCTATTTTGGGATCATATCCCGATACACACCAACTCAATAGTTGGTTTCCATGAACCAATTCTTGGCCGTCTGATACAAATGACTTTGTTGATGATCCTTTAGTATCCTGAAATACTGCCAATTCTACCCTTGCGTGGGGTATACCAATTCGATCCGCGATTTCGGCAGCGATCTTCTCTGCCCAATGTTCTCCAGAATTACATCGAGGGAATTTAAAAAGCCAGTAATCGTCATCCTCTGGATGTGTGTGCCAGAATTTCGATTTACTCCCCATTTCTTCAAGAGTACCAATCCCCTTCTGTTCCACTTCCAAGATTGGATAAGGGTCAGTCATTTCGGTAACGCATTGACAGTGCAATAAGGGTTAATTCTCGATATGCTGTATATGGGAGATAGTCGGTGGATTCTGACCAATACTCGAGTTACTATACACAAGTCAATATACCTGATTTACCCATTAATCCCAACACATAACAGGAATCAGGATGCATTTACACATGTAAATCCTGGACTATCAAATACCGTCATCACCCCGCCTCCCCGGCGCGGCCGCCACGCCTTCCATGCCGCCGCTCACCCGCAGGACTTCACCGGTGATCCATCCGGCAGCCGGGCTGCAGAGGAAGGCCACGGCATTCGCGATGTCCTCCGGTTCGCCCCACCTCCCCAGTGGGATGGCGCTTCGAATCCGTTCGATCATCTCTTCTTCGGAAAGCCCCAGCGTCTTGCTGCGCTGGGCCATGTTGGACCGGTTGAACGCG
Encoded here:
- a CDS encoding DNA-binding protein, yielding MSEKTLFLAWQDKRPQETRPSRAWFPVGQLDAVVDRPLYRFRYIYGAKRAQQDAGFTPLLDFPEFSGDYQSNELFPLFQNRVMNRARPDFGEYLQSLDLHGEADPIEILSRSGGQRVTDTYEVFPKIEKQADGSFNCRFFLHGWRHINPSAQQRLDRLNDGEELYVTLELTNPATQVAVQIQTTDYHMIGWAPRYLVEDLVQAMAEVPSYEARVVQVNPLPVPSKQRVLVEMSGQWIEHSPMSGDDFKPLVF
- a CDS encoding sugar ABC transporter substrate-binding protein; its protein translation is MKPLKSTLRSLYALTGLAMLTVGLSLVAAGCGGTPPPDDNRLVISMIAKSTTNPVFLSSRTGAEAAARELSEAHGVDIVIDWRTPPTEDGQVQAQRIAQAVNEGADVVLISCSDAAKVTGAINDAVDRGVPVMTFDSDAPDSKRFAFFGVDDIKTGGLIMGELAKAMDGRGRVAILAGNQNAPNLRKRVEGVLQKAAEYPEISIVGTFYHIETPQDAAAEVVRVNNAYPDIEGWAMVGGWALFTQTLLTDLDPERMKIISVDALPPQLTYIEQGIVPVLWGQPTYLWGYESVRLIVEKIHLEQDVPVINPLELVHVSRENLGEWAAMLQGWGFTDVPERYLQMDEQPASDD
- a CDS encoding sugar ABC transporter ATP-binding protein translates to MDHNRPNPYIEFDRITKRFPGVTALDEVTFGIEAGTCHAVVGENGAGKSTLGRILTGIYGLDGGQIRIDGRPVQLVEPGDALDLGIGMVHQELVFCENLSVAENLCLGNLPVRGGFVSDRKMEDRARHLLSAIEVDMDVETPIGKLPVAQQQLVQIAAALGSGARVIVFDEPTSSLSHVEAERLRENIRHLKSKGVTSIYISHDLDEIFRLCDVVTVLRDGRHVATRPVAELDRPSLINLMIGRTFEAYFPSHVDTEPGREKLAVEGLSSPGRFEDVSFSVRSGEVLALAGLVGAGRTEVLQAVFGLDPMATGRISVSGRPARIRHPIDAMRSGIGLVPEDRKRFGLVLSLRVDQNIGLPTLASRSDFGWIRGSREEDLAREYVRRLSVRPDNVRYDTAGLSGGNQQKVVLAKWLAANCPILLIDEPTRGVDVGAKSEMHALIDQLAHEGTAIVLVSSELPEVLNLSTRILVLRSGRVAGELSRDEADQGAVMRMMAGV
- a CDS encoding ABC transporter permease, producing MQTPGTTTLPMLRILLGSQQTGLILVILLLGAVLSVFAGYHVDRTTGELVNNFLNSRTLMQTATDASFFVIMAVGATMVIISGGIDLSVGSIYALSGVITAMVLRAMAPESPFAVVALAVVTCVSLGVLCGLLNGVMVVGLRVHPFIVSLGTMWVFRGIAFVASEAESILVPQSLTDAIKLSFGSDALYPMPMIIMLLITAAGAVYLSKTVMGRHIFAVGGNVEAGRYAGLRIDRILVGVYVISGLTAGIAALVGSSYYGSASCADATGYELYVIASAVVGGASLRGGRGSAVNAMLGAMLIVLIRQSIRTLHLDQNYEWVVIGCAIIVAVVLDQVNRRLTARRLAGADRSVTV